A stretch of Longibacter salinarum DNA encodes these proteins:
- a CDS encoding NlpC/P60 family protein, whose translation MPPPGARLIPLLALSLLALTACSSTQSARTSEEPSYTRSNASVQNGTLEPELRSEARRWEGVPHRLGGTDRRGIDCSALTQVLYADVLGLDLPRETRRQSRVGTEIRRSNLQPGDLVFFRPGRKQRHVGIYLSNGEFVHASSSTGVTVSSLHTDYWQRTWWQARRVLPENPRVQPNPETRSVSSTDDSRRSGW comes from the coding sequence ATGCCACCTCCCGGTGCCCGTCTTATCCCCCTTCTGGCGCTCTCGCTCCTGGCCTTGACGGCCTGCTCCTCGACGCAGTCAGCGAGAACATCAGAGGAACCATCCTACACTCGATCCAATGCGTCCGTCCAGAACGGGACGCTTGAGCCGGAGCTTCGATCCGAAGCACGCCGGTGGGAAGGCGTTCCACATCGCCTCGGGGGAACGGACCGCCGCGGAATCGATTGCTCCGCACTGACGCAGGTGCTCTACGCGGACGTTCTCGGACTCGACCTTCCACGCGAGACACGCCGTCAGTCCCGAGTGGGGACAGAGATCCGGCGATCAAACCTCCAGCCGGGCGATCTGGTCTTCTTTCGACCGGGGCGCAAACAAAGGCATGTGGGCATCTACCTGTCGAATGGCGAGTTCGTACACGCCTCGTCAAGCACCGGAGTCACCGTCTCATCCCTCCACACGGACTACTGGCAGCGCACGTGGTGGCAAGCTCGACGCGTCCTGCCAGAAAATCCCCGTGTCCAACCTAATCCAGAAACGCGATCCGTTTCATCCACGGACGATAGCAGGCGGAGCGGCTGGTAA
- the mtgA gene encoding monofunctional biosynthetic peptidoglycan transglycosylase codes for MTDSQPPFDASHSPEDGMGAGHSVSDDPKATQTANDDSPGAPDTEADDSSSSRSGLPSEASTHSQDSTSAETPHAKDEDADTFEVFTLTPEVMRSWLRTAMRSILLVLGSYYALCTLLLIAYRWVDPPITGVQIQRSVAAWWTEADYERSYEPVSLREIDDDLELAVVSAEDTRFFQHTGIDWKAIGEAIEDNRERGRMYRGGSTITQQLAKNLFQTTHSSLIRKGLEVPLTYLTELLLPKERILELYLNVIEWGPGVFGAEAASRYHYGHSADTMSRWHAAALAACIPNPLVRRPRRMDSYARTILGRMRQVERFEAYF; via the coding sequence GTGACGGACTCGCAGCCTCCATTCGATGCCTCGCACTCGCCCGAAGACGGGATGGGTGCGGGGCATTCTGTGTCTGATGACCCGAAAGCGACCCAGACGGCCAACGACGACTCGCCTGGAGCACCCGATACGGAAGCCGACGACAGCTCGAGCAGTCGCTCCGGTCTTCCCAGTGAAGCATCGACACACTCACAGGATTCTACGAGCGCCGAAACGCCTCACGCAAAGGACGAAGACGCCGATACCTTTGAGGTTTTTACCCTGACGCCTGAAGTGATGCGCTCCTGGCTTCGCACCGCCATGCGAAGCATCCTCCTCGTACTCGGCAGTTACTACGCTCTGTGCACGCTCCTGCTCATCGCCTATCGATGGGTCGACCCACCGATAACAGGTGTACAGATACAACGGTCGGTGGCGGCCTGGTGGACAGAAGCAGACTACGAGCGCTCCTATGAACCGGTGTCGCTTCGTGAGATCGATGATGACCTGGAGCTCGCCGTCGTCTCTGCTGAGGACACTCGGTTCTTTCAGCATACAGGGATCGATTGGAAAGCCATCGGAGAGGCGATCGAGGATAACCGCGAACGCGGGCGAATGTACCGGGGTGGATCAACGATCACACAGCAACTCGCAAAGAATCTGTTTCAGACGACGCACAGTTCGCTGATCCGGAAAGGCTTGGAGGTGCCTCTGACGTACCTCACCGAACTGCTTCTCCCGAAGGAACGCATCCTCGAATTGTACCTGAACGTGATCGAGTGGGGCCCCGGCGTCTTCGGGGCCGAAGCTGCATCTCGGTACCATTATGGGCATTCTGCCGATACGATGAGCCGGTGGCACGCGGCAGCCCTCGCAGCATGCATTCCAAACCCACTTGTCCGTAGACCCCGCCGAATGGACAGTTACGCTCGTACAATTCTCGGACGTATGCGACAGGTTGAGCGCTTCGAAGCGTACTTCTAG
- a CDS encoding S66 peptidase family protein, giving the protein MLPPPLRPGDRIVVIAPASAPRDVERYRRGIEVLRRIYEIDVLYEPEEATSPHGYLSAPDARRLADLQSALADPDAKALIATRGGYGCLRILDDLWTEAESFPPKWVIGYSDLTALQMALYARRGWASLSGPVVTEWAKMSTDSITNGSASASPDAWQNADTGDLDAAAAFHRIASSKEGQLPLAADLPVLSGRGVARGPLLGGNLSVFVNLIGTDFLPDLAGAILVLEDVGEAPYRVDRMLTHLHLAGCLDELAGVILGSFRPGDATPPTLTMDEVLQDRFSNRPYPVVRGLAYGHILPRLTLPFGAPAELRVERSTASLHVDMQRSDASVA; this is encoded by the coding sequence ATGCTCCCCCCGCCCCTTCGCCCCGGAGATCGCATCGTTGTTATTGCCCCTGCGAGCGCGCCGCGCGATGTGGAGCGCTACCGACGGGGGATTGAGGTCTTGCGGCGCATCTATGAGATCGATGTCCTCTACGAGCCGGAAGAGGCCACGTCCCCGCACGGCTACCTCTCTGCGCCGGACGCGCGCAGGCTGGCTGATTTGCAGTCGGCTCTTGCAGATCCGGATGCAAAAGCTCTCATTGCTACGCGAGGCGGCTATGGGTGCCTGCGCATCCTTGACGACCTATGGACGGAGGCTGAAAGCTTTCCCCCAAAGTGGGTAATCGGATACAGTGACCTGACGGCTCTGCAAATGGCTCTGTACGCACGTCGCGGATGGGCTTCGCTCTCCGGCCCGGTCGTGACGGAATGGGCGAAGATGTCCACGGATAGCATCACCAATGGCTCAGCGTCGGCGTCGCCGGATGCGTGGCAAAATGCGGACACGGGCGATCTGGATGCAGCCGCAGCCTTCCACCGTATTGCCAGTTCTAAAGAAGGACAGCTTCCGCTTGCGGCAGATCTGCCCGTTCTGTCGGGTCGAGGCGTCGCTCGCGGTCCCCTCCTTGGCGGCAACCTGTCGGTCTTCGTCAACCTCATCGGTACCGACTTTCTACCCGACCTGGCGGGCGCCATTCTGGTTCTCGAAGACGTGGGCGAAGCCCCATACCGTGTGGACAGAATGCTGACGCATCTGCACCTCGCCGGATGTCTTGACGAGCTCGCCGGCGTAATCCTCGGATCGTTTCGTCCCGGAGACGCAACGCCGCCCACCCTTACGATGGACGAGGTCCTACAGGATCGATTTTCCAATCGCCCCTATCCAGTTGTCCGCGGGCTCGCGTACGGTCACATTTTGCCCCGGCTCACGCTCCCATTCGGCGCCCCTGCCGAGCTACGCGTCGAGAGGAGCACCGCGTCTCTCCATGTGGATATGCAACGGTCTGATGCTTCTGTCGCCTGA
- a CDS encoding BrxA/BrxB family bacilliredoxin has product MPYPEQMVQPMREELTRLGVKELKTAEEVDQAFDETKDGTMVLVINSVCGCAAGNARPAVAMVKQGDTHPDAYTTVFAGQDLEATDRAREHLAGIPPSSPFIALFRNGDPVYVIQRKHIEGRTANAIASDLRNAIDTYCTDGDIPADAPSQPNESGRAQSDNVPSSFRSIM; this is encoded by the coding sequence ATGCCGTATCCTGAGCAGATGGTACAGCCGATGCGCGAGGAACTGACGCGCCTCGGCGTCAAAGAACTGAAAACCGCCGAGGAGGTTGACCAGGCGTTCGACGAAACGAAGGACGGCACGATGGTGCTCGTCATCAACTCTGTGTGCGGATGTGCTGCCGGGAACGCGCGGCCGGCCGTCGCCATGGTCAAGCAAGGCGACACGCATCCGGATGCCTACACCACGGTCTTCGCCGGACAGGATCTGGAAGCCACGGACCGCGCCCGTGAGCACCTCGCCGGCATCCCGCCGTCGTCTCCATTCATCGCGCTCTTCCGCAACGGCGATCCGGTCTACGTCATTCAGCGGAAGCACATCGAAGGTCGTACGGCAAACGCGATTGCGTCGGATCTCCGCAACGCGATCGACACATACTGCACGGACGGCGACATTCCTGCGGACGCTCCGTCGCAGCCGAACGAGTCCGGGCGTGCCCAGAGCGATAACGTTCCGTCTTCGTTCCGCTCGATTATGTAG
- the greA gene encoding transcription elongation factor GreA gives MTKDKPVYLTEEGLQDLKEELRFLKTKERARIADAIAEARAKGDISENAEYDAAKEEQGKLEARISKLEDTIARARLVDEKTVDTSKAYILSKVTVENVDSGAEQTYTLVSEQEADISENKISVDSPIGSGLLGKEEGDTIEIDVPAGSVKLKIKDISR, from the coding sequence ATGACTAAAGATAAACCCGTCTACCTAACCGAGGAGGGTCTGCAAGATCTGAAAGAAGAACTTCGGTTTTTGAAGACCAAAGAACGTGCGCGTATTGCAGACGCCATCGCCGAGGCACGGGCCAAGGGCGATATCTCGGAAAACGCGGAATATGATGCCGCGAAGGAGGAACAGGGCAAGCTCGAAGCCCGAATCTCCAAGCTCGAAGATACCATCGCCCGCGCTCGACTCGTCGATGAGAAAACGGTTGATACGAGCAAAGCATACATCCTCTCGAAGGTGACCGTAGAGAATGTAGACTCTGGCGCCGAGCAAACATATACGCTCGTGTCGGAGCAAGAGGCAGACATTTCGGAAAACAAGATCTCTGTGGATAGCCCGATTGGAAGCGGGCTCCTCGGCAAGGAAGAGGGGGACACCATCGAGATCGATGTCCCCGCCGGAAGCGTGAAGCTCAAAATCAAGGACATCAGCCGCTAA